The following are from one region of the Deinococcus aestuarii genome:
- a CDS encoding cytochrome c-type biogenesis CcmF C-terminal domain-containing protein, protein LSREGAFLAGNWLFLVFAVMVLVGTLFPTFVEAVQGRRDASVGPAFYNAFAIPLGLGLLLLMGVGPLLPWRRAEGQGLWRALRPLLLAGIGAGVIALVLGVRSPGVLGTIALSAYNLVGLGMLTARALRQRGGGLMSLVREQPRRYGAYLAHVGLVVMALGIAVSGAYRQDAQTTLNVGATPTKLLNESVALQTIRPVQKPYGKSIVAQVLIDEELFEARLNTYVQGGNTLFATPAVRYSALGDTYLVVTAFDPEGKWASVRLIESPLVSWIWWGTLIVVLGAGLTLVTPRRATVRRPVARMAPATD, encoded by the coding sequence CGCTGAGCCGTGAGGGTGCCTTCCTGGCAGGCAACTGGCTGTTCCTCGTCTTCGCGGTGATGGTCCTCGTCGGGACCCTCTTCCCCACCTTCGTGGAGGCGGTGCAGGGGCGGCGGGACGCTTCCGTCGGGCCCGCCTTTTACAACGCCTTCGCCATCCCGCTGGGGCTGGGCCTGCTGCTGCTGATGGGCGTGGGGCCTCTGCTCCCCTGGCGGCGGGCCGAGGGGCAGGGCCTGTGGCGGGCGCTGCGTCCCCTGCTCCTCGCGGGGATCGGGGCGGGCGTGATCGCCCTCGTGCTCGGCGTGCGGAGCCCGGGTGTGCTGGGGACGATTGCGCTGTCGGCGTACAACCTCGTCGGGTTGGGCATGCTCACGGCCCGCGCCCTGCGGCAGCGCGGCGGCGGCCTGATGAGCCTCGTGCGCGAGCAGCCCCGGCGGTACGGCGCCTACCTCGCCCACGTCGGCCTCGTGGTAATGGCGCTCGGGATCGCCGTCTCGGGGGCGTACCGGCAGGACGCGCAGACGACGCTCAACGTGGGTGCCACCCCCACCAAGTTGTTGAATGAGTCCGTTGCCCTGCAAACAATACGGCCTGTTCAAAAGCCTTATGGAAAGTCCATCGTCGCGCAGGTGCTCATCGACGAGGAACTTTTCGAGGCACGGTTGAACACATACGTTCAGGGAGGGAACACGCTCTTCGCCACCCCTGCGGTGCGCTACAGCGCTCTGGGCGACACCTACCTCGTGGTCACTGCCTTCGATCCGGAGGGGAAGTGGGCGAGCGTGCGATTGATCGAGAGCCCGCTGGTGTCGTGGATCTGGTGGGGCACGCTGATCGTGGTGCTGGGGGCCGGGCTGACGCTGGTGACGCCCCGGCGGGCGACGGTGCGGAGGCCCGTGGCGCGGATGGCCCCGGCGACAGACTAG
- a CDS encoding cytochrome c-type biogenesis protein — protein MWGFLALVLGLLLSVSLALTPDQEVRARHLGSNLRCPICTGVPITESTNDISREMLRDVREQVAAGRSDRDIYSYFAARYGNFVLLDPPKEGSNLLLWGAPLLALAGGGAVLWSVLRKRNVAAPSTAEAASVAEEPFDPFLAQVRRETRGDDRAGGGA, from the coding sequence GTGTGGGGGTTCCTTGCCCTCGTTCTCGGCCTGCTGCTATCCGTCTCCCTCGCGCTGACGCCCGACCAGGAGGTGCGGGCCCGCCATCTCGGCTCGAACCTGCGCTGCCCGATCTGCACCGGGGTCCCGATCACGGAGAGCACGAACGACATCAGCCGGGAGATGCTGCGGGACGTGCGCGAGCAGGTGGCGGCGGGGCGCAGCGACCGGGACATCTACTCCTACTTCGCGGCGCGGTACGGAAACTTCGTGCTCCTCGACCCGCCCAAGGAGGGGAGCAACCTGCTGCTGTGGGGCGCGCCGCTCCTCGCGCTGGCGGGCGGTGGCGCGGTGCTGTGGAGTGTGCTGCGCAAGCGGAACGTCGCGGCTCCGTCCACCGCGGAGGCGGCGAGCGTCGCCGAGGAGCCCTTCGACCCCTTCCTGGCCCAGGTGCGGCGTGAGACCCGGGGGGACGACCGGGCGGGAGGTGGGGCGTGA
- a CDS encoding TlpA family protein disulfide reductase, with protein MTEMSTNPKPAVPAPLWRRLLPPVLAAGLAGVLGAALLNPARNTPDGGPLINKPAPAFTLESLDGAQVSLASLQGRPVVLNFWASWCTPCREEAPLFRELSERQAAGQGLAVIGVLFQETKEQNARDFIKEYALAYPSLRDPGIQTGINYGVSGIPETFFIDREGVIRDKVSGGLNRERLNAGLAKIGVEGL; from the coding sequence ATGACTGAGATGTCTACGAACCCGAAACCTGCGGTCCCCGCTCCCCTGTGGCGCCGTCTGCTGCCACCCGTGCTCGCGGCGGGGCTCGCCGGGGTGCTGGGCGCAGCGCTGCTGAACCCCGCGCGCAACACCCCGGATGGTGGACCACTGATCAACAAGCCCGCCCCCGCCTTCACCCTCGAAAGCCTCGACGGCGCTCAGGTCAGCCTGGCCTCCCTCCAGGGCCGCCCGGTCGTCCTGAACTTCTGGGCGTCGTGGTGCACGCCGTGCCGGGAGGAGGCGCCGCTCTTCCGGGAACTCAGCGAGCGGCAGGCGGCGGGGCAGGGCCTGGCGGTCATCGGGGTGTTGTTTCAGGAGACGAAGGAACAGAACGCGCGCGACTTCATCAAGGAGTACGCTCTTGCCTACCCCTCCCTGCGTGACCCGGGCATCCAGACAGGCATCAACTATGGCGTATCGGGCATTCCGGAGACGTTCTTCATCGACCGTGAAGGCGTGATCCGCGACAAGGTGTCGGGGGGCCTGAACCGCGAGCGCCTGAACGCGGGGCTGGCGAAGATTGGGGTGGAGGGGCTGTGA